The following coding sequences lie in one Cryomorphaceae bacterium genomic window:
- a CDS encoding T9SS C-terminal target domain-containing protein — translation MNSFPNPFHNEVNLLVSSPKSGNMAIRVYDLSGRLVHSRETSVGEGRTLIQLSDGWRGLSAGMYVLQASMHNEQQSVRIQKMN, via the coding sequence ATCAACAGCTTTCCAAATCCTTTCCACAACGAGGTAAACTTGTTGGTATCGTCCCCTAAGTCAGGAAACATGGCGATACGCGTATATGACCTCAGCGGGCGTTTGGTGCACTCGCGCGAAACTTCGGTGGGCGAGGGCAGAACCCTGATTCAGCTATCCGATGGCTGGCGGGGTTTAAGCGCCGGCATGTACGTGCTGCAAGCAAGTATGCACAACGAGCAGCAAAGCGTGCGGATTCAGAAAATGAACTGA
- a CDS encoding cell division inhibitor translates to MKIYRLYRKQFLPISMEEAWAFFSNPSNLAKITPPHMGFVIRSGADKTMYAGQLITYTVKPFPGVPLTWVTEITQVNEPHFFIDNQVFGPYSLWHHQHFFKPVEGGIEMEDIVHYKIPLGILGRIAHALFVKRQLKQIFDYRVKVLEERFPK, encoded by the coding sequence ATGAAAATTTACCGCTTGTACCGAAAGCAGTTTCTGCCCATTTCGATGGAGGAAGCCTGGGCCTTTTTCTCCAATCCGTCCAATCTGGCCAAAATCACGCCTCCTCACATGGGCTTTGTCATTCGCTCGGGTGCTGACAAGACTATGTACGCCGGTCAACTGATTACCTACACCGTGAAACCATTTCCTGGTGTACCGCTTACATGGGTAACTGAAATTACGCAGGTAAACGAACCGCATTTTTTTATCGACAATCAAGTTTTCGGCCCCTATTCTCTGTGGCATCACCAGCATTTCTTTAAGCCCGTGGAGGGCGGAATTGAAATGGAAGACATTGTACACTACAAAATTCCGCTGGGCATACTGGGCCGAATCGCTCATGCCTTGTTTGTGAAACGCCAGTTGAAGCAGATTTTTGATTATCGCGTAAAAGTTCTGGAAGAGCGCTTTCCAAAGTAG
- a CDS encoding Lacal_2735 family protein, which produces MFGLFKKKSPVEKLEERYRKLLEESYELSRIDRKKGDAKMADAEAVLKEIDALKNQ; this is translated from the coding sequence ATGTTCGGACTATTTAAAAAGAAATCACCGGTAGAAAAACTCGAGGAGCGCTATCGTAAACTGTTGGAAGAGTCATACGAGCTCTCGCGCATTGACCGCAAAAAAGGCGATGCCAAGATGGCCGATGCCGAGGCCGTGCTGAAAGAGATCGATGCCCTGAAAAACCAGTAA
- a CDS encoding SDR family oxidoreductase, which produces MKTILVVGGSSGIGAAVLEQHCKDHRCINMSRREPAAHLDVDHHTVDVLTDDLPEIEMLDGLVYCPGSINLKPVASFSHEDLEHDFRINTSGAFRVLKHYLPALKKSQQASVVLFSTVAVGKGMPFHVSVATVKAGVEAMTRTLAAELSPGIRVNCIAPSLTETPLAERLLRSDRQRENAAERHPLKRIGRAEDLANSVRFLLSDESSWITGQVLHVDGGLSVIQP; this is translated from the coding sequence ATGAAAACCATACTCGTTGTTGGCGGAAGCAGTGGCATCGGAGCTGCTGTATTGGAGCAGCACTGCAAAGACCACCGCTGCATCAACATGAGCCGGAGGGAGCCCGCTGCGCATCTCGATGTGGACCACCACACGGTGGACGTGCTCACGGATGACCTTCCGGAAATTGAAATGCTCGACGGGCTTGTGTACTGCCCGGGTAGTATCAACCTCAAACCCGTAGCCTCCTTTAGCCACGAAGACCTTGAACACGATTTTCGTATCAATACCTCCGGGGCATTCCGGGTGCTGAAGCACTACCTGCCCGCACTGAAGAAATCACAGCAGGCCAGCGTGGTACTATTCAGCACGGTTGCCGTGGGAAAAGGCATGCCATTTCACGTATCTGTAGCCACCGTAAAAGCCGGAGTGGAAGCCATGACCCGCACCCTTGCTGCAGAATTATCGCCGGGAATTCGCGTAAACTGCATTGCCCCATCCCTCACTGAAACGCCACTGGCCGAGCGCCTGCTGCGCAGTGACAGGCAGCGCGAAAATGCCGCGGAGCGCCATCCCTTGAAAAGAATAGGTCGGGCGGAAGACCTCGCGAACTCCGTCCGTTTTTTACTAAGCGATGAGTCATCCTGGATTACCGGGCAGGTACTTCATGTAGATGGCGGATTATCTGTTATTCAACCCTAA
- a CDS encoding insulinase family protein, which produces MKYIFHLAAMLLVTTLFWSCEPTEKETTTRYKYKYKTVEGDPLGTKIYTLDNGLKIYMSVNRDEPRVVTQIAVRTGSKQDPADATGLAHYLEHMLFKGTSNYGTKDWEAESVLLDQISDLYEEHRNTTDPAQRKAIYAKIDSISGAAAQLAIANEYDKMIGSLGAQGTNAYTWYEQTVYINDIPSNELEKWAMVEGERFRELVLRLFHTELEAVYEEFNRALDSDFRLSYYAMMEELFKNHPYGTQTTIGTSEHLKNPSMEKIHEYFAARYLPNNMAIILSGDIDPDEAVDVIKRYFGDYEPGEIPEFAFEEEAPITEPIVREVSGVEPEFVTIAYRLPGIHSEEALKLRVMDAILSNGKAGLIDLNLEKRQKVLRASSSPTSFTDYSIFTLSGNPRDGQTLDEVAELLLEQMELIKSGDFDDWMVEAVIRDMKLNELRASESNWARASKMTNSFVYHQEWQDVVNEFNRMEQITKDDIVAFANQWFGENYVQINKVMGENTAVKVEKPQITPIEIDRESKSNFYVQWDSIESRRIKPVFVDYQRDINRATLDNGLEMYHVQNKNNELFSLYYILDMGSDHDLEMALAISYLPYLGTSQHSSEDLQKEFFKLGLNFDVFSSRDRVYVTLSGLNESLREGMELFEEILADVQPDEEALENMISDVLKSRQDNLRRKGRVMSALVEYASYGENSPMRNFLSEEALRSLDAGSLTEKIKQLTSYEHRVFYYGPMETNKAKALIAEMHPIADQLLPYPEPVEFTALAVENDKVFFTDFDMVQSEMSLVTRGSVFNKELLPAASLFNQYFGSGLSSIVFQEIRESKALAYSAYAFFSTPQRADEHHFVRAYVGAQVDKLPEACNAMLDLMNDLPRSDVQFESARDAALKQIETNRISRSNIFWSYESARKLGLDYDRRKPLYDALQTISFDDLQTFFDANIKGNAYNYCVIGNRKLVDHDVLKELGKYRELSLEELFGYEAKSSPRKPIGRPAMQ; this is translated from the coding sequence ATGAAGTACATTTTTCACCTGGCAGCTATGCTGCTGGTTACGACGCTCTTTTGGTCTTGCGAACCGACAGAGAAAGAAACCACTACACGCTACAAGTACAAGTATAAAACCGTTGAGGGTGACCCCCTTGGCACCAAAATCTACACGCTCGACAACGGCCTGAAAATCTACATGTCGGTAAATCGCGATGAGCCGCGCGTGGTTACGCAGATTGCGGTTCGCACCGGAAGCAAGCAAGATCCCGCCGACGCAACGGGGCTGGCCCACTATCTGGAGCACATGCTCTTTAAGGGGACGTCGAACTACGGCACCAAAGACTGGGAGGCCGAAAGTGTGTTGCTCGACCAGATTTCAGATCTCTACGAAGAACACCGAAACACGACAGACCCGGCTCAGCGCAAGGCAATTTACGCCAAAATTGACAGCATTTCGGGCGCAGCAGCACAACTGGCCATTGCCAACGAGTACGACAAGATGATTGGATCTTTGGGTGCACAGGGAACCAATGCTTATACCTGGTATGAGCAAACGGTTTATATCAATGACATCCCCAGCAACGAACTTGAAAAATGGGCCATGGTTGAAGGCGAGCGCTTTCGCGAACTCGTTCTGCGCCTGTTTCACACTGAGCTTGAAGCAGTGTACGAAGAGTTTAATCGTGCACTCGACAGTGACTTCCGTCTATCCTACTACGCCATGATGGAGGAGCTTTTTAAGAATCACCCATACGGAACACAAACCACCATTGGTACCAGCGAGCACCTCAAGAATCCATCCATGGAGAAGATTCACGAGTATTTCGCTGCGCGCTACCTGCCCAACAACATGGCCATTATTTTGAGCGGTGATATTGACCCCGATGAGGCGGTAGATGTAATCAAGCGCTACTTTGGCGACTACGAACCCGGTGAAATTCCGGAATTTGCGTTTGAAGAAGAAGCTCCTATCACCGAGCCCATCGTGCGTGAAGTAAGTGGCGTTGAGCCCGAGTTTGTGACCATTGCCTACCGCTTGCCCGGTATTCACAGCGAAGAAGCACTGAAGCTGCGCGTGATGGATGCCATCCTGTCTAACGGAAAAGCCGGACTCATTGACCTCAACCTCGAAAAGCGCCAGAAGGTACTTCGCGCTTCTTCGTCACCCACCTCTTTTACTGATTACTCCATCTTCACGTTGAGTGGAAATCCCCGCGACGGGCAAACACTCGACGAAGTGGCCGAACTGCTTCTGGAGCAAATGGAACTGATTAAAAGCGGCGACTTTGATGACTGGATGGTTGAAGCGGTTATTCGCGACATGAAACTCAACGAATTGCGCGCAAGCGAGTCGAACTGGGCACGCGCAAGCAAAATGACCAACAGTTTTGTGTACCACCAGGAATGGCAGGATGTAGTGAACGAGTTCAACCGCATGGAGCAGATTACCAAAGACGATATTGTAGCCTTTGCCAACCAATGGTTTGGTGAGAACTATGTTCAGATTAACAAGGTAATGGGCGAAAATACAGCTGTGAAAGTTGAGAAGCCGCAGATCACCCCCATTGAGATTGACCGCGAATCGAAGTCGAATTTCTATGTGCAGTGGGATTCTATTGAATCGCGCAGAATCAAGCCGGTGTTTGTAGATTACCAGCGCGATATCAACCGTGCAACGCTCGACAATGGCCTGGAGATGTACCACGTGCAAAACAAGAACAACGAGCTTTTCAGCCTGTATTACATTCTGGACATGGGTAGCGACCACGATTTGGAAATGGCGTTGGCCATCAGCTATCTGCCCTATTTGGGCACCTCGCAGCACAGCTCAGAAGACCTTCAAAAAGAGTTTTTTAAACTCGGATTAAACTTTGACGTGTTCAGCAGCAGAGACCGTGTGTATGTGACCCTCAGCGGATTGAATGAGTCCTTGCGCGAAGGAATGGAACTTTTTGAGGAAATCCTCGCAGATGTGCAGCCCGACGAAGAGGCGCTCGAAAACATGATTTCGGATGTGCTGAAATCCCGTCAGGACAACCTGCGAAGAAAGGGCAGGGTCATGTCGGCACTGGTGGAGTACGCAAGCTACGGCGAGAACTCCCCGATGCGTAATTTCCTCTCCGAAGAGGCACTGCGTTCGCTGGACGCCGGGTCACTCACTGAAAAGATCAAGCAACTCACGTCCTACGAGCACCGTGTATTCTACTACGGGCCGATGGAAACCAACAAAGCCAAGGCTCTAATTGCCGAAATGCACCCCATAGCTGACCAGTTGCTTCCTTACCCGGAGCCGGTAGAATTTACAGCGCTTGCGGTTGAAAACGACAAGGTTTTCTTTACCGATTTCGACATGGTACAAAGCGAGATGAGCCTGGTAACCCGCGGATCGGTATTCAACAAGGAGCTTCTTCCGGCAGCCAGCCTGTTCAATCAATACTTTGGTAGCGGGCTAAGCTCCATTGTTTTTCAGGAAATTCGCGAATCGAAGGCCCTGGCATACTCTGCCTACGCCTTTTTCTCTACGCCGCAACGCGCCGATGAGCATCACTTTGTTCGCGCCTACGTGGGGGCTCAGGTTGACAAGCTTCCTGAAGCCTGCAATGCCATGCTCGATTTGATGAATGACCTTCCGCGCTCGGATGTGCAGTTTGAGTCGGCAAGAGATGCAGCTTTGAAGCAAATCGAAACCAACCGCATTTCGCGCAGCAACATTTTCTGGAGTTATGAATCTGCGCGTAAACTCGGTTTAGACTACGACCGCAGAAAGCCACTTTACGATGCATTGCAAACCATCAGCTTCGATGACCTTCAGACGTTTTTTGACGCTAATATCAAAGGCAATGCCTACAACTACTGCGTAATTGGTAACCGTAAATTGGTGGACCACGACGTCCTGAAAGAGCTCGGAAAATACAGAGAACTTTCACTCGAAGAACTTTTTGGATACGAAGCCAAATCATCGCCGCGCAAGCCCATCGGCCGGCCTGCCATGCAGTAA
- a CDS encoding DNA polymerase III subunit gamma/tau — MENFVVSARKYRPQTFDTVVGQRAITDTLRNAIEQNHLAQAFLFCGPRGVGKTSCARILAREINKHTAGQKGINKDEDFSLNILELDAASNNSVEDIRQLTDQVRFPPQVGTHKVYIIDEVHMLSQQAFNAFLKTLEEPPAHAIFILATTEKHKILPTILSRCQIYDFQRITVLDIADHLGEIAEKEGVKAEPEGLSVIAEKADGAMRDALSMFDQLVSFSGNNLTYEAVIEHLNVLDYDYYFSLTDLIVERNIPETLLVYNQILSKGFDGHNFVQGLAQHVRNLMVSKNPKTLILIETSDRIRERYRAQGESLSVRMLLKCLEILNEVDVQYRGSKNQRLLVELALIRMCAIGVEKKNNLEIGSESKAAPGHLSGGVSSHPPTPEPPPPSTPVSASPASPAPPAPQPEPQASTPKPPAEETVQEPSAPSKTEEVPVAEKTEEPRPVLPEAAQSPEVSPENVSRRKKILRNYQSTSVSITAGLGGSLFQEPDANEADEAEDEASQEPQLREEFSEDDLKRVWRNLAEMMKARGRESLFASLTLHAPVMDENKHITLKIANAAQEIEMNREKGEMLEYLRKELRNFAIDLDFELSQNNQPTKLMTTDKKFEAMVQKNPNLGKLAQNLNLDIF, encoded by the coding sequence ATGGAGAATTTTGTAGTATCGGCGCGAAAATACAGGCCCCAAACTTTTGATACTGTGGTTGGTCAACGGGCAATTACCGATACCCTCCGCAATGCTATTGAGCAAAACCATTTGGCGCAGGCTTTTTTATTTTGTGGTCCGCGAGGTGTGGGAAAGACCTCATGCGCGCGAATACTTGCCAGAGAAATCAACAAGCACACAGCTGGTCAAAAAGGCATCAATAAAGACGAAGATTTCAGTCTGAATATCTTAGAGCTCGATGCGGCTTCGAACAACTCAGTTGAAGACATTCGCCAGCTTACCGACCAGGTTCGCTTTCCACCCCAGGTTGGTACCCACAAGGTTTACATCATCGACGAGGTGCACATGTTGTCGCAGCAAGCCTTTAACGCCTTTCTGAAAACGCTGGAAGAGCCCCCGGCACACGCCATTTTTATTCTGGCCACTACAGAGAAGCACAAAATTCTGCCCACCATTCTTTCGCGCTGTCAGATCTATGATTTTCAGCGAATCACCGTGCTGGACATCGCCGATCACCTCGGTGAAATTGCCGAAAAAGAAGGGGTAAAAGCTGAACCCGAGGGATTGAGCGTGATTGCCGAAAAAGCAGATGGAGCGATGCGCGATGCGCTGTCAATGTTCGATCAACTGGTAAGTTTTAGCGGAAACAACCTCACCTATGAGGCGGTGATTGAGCACCTCAATGTGCTGGATTACGATTACTACTTTTCGCTGACAGACCTTATCGTGGAGCGCAACATTCCCGAAACGCTGCTGGTGTACAACCAGATTTTAAGTAAAGGTTTTGACGGGCACAACTTTGTGCAGGGTTTGGCGCAGCACGTGCGCAACCTGATGGTGAGTAAAAACCCCAAAACGCTGATTTTGATTGAAACCAGCGATCGCATTCGCGAACGCTACCGCGCTCAGGGCGAAAGCCTCAGCGTGAGAATGCTGCTTAAGTGCCTCGAAATTCTGAACGAGGTAGACGTACAATATCGCGGAAGCAAAAACCAACGACTTCTTGTAGAACTTGCCCTCATCCGAATGTGCGCCATCGGGGTTGAAAAAAAAAACAACCTTGAGATAGGATCTGAGTCCAAAGCGGCTCCAGGCCATTTATCCGGTGGGGTCTCCTCCCACCCACCCACCCCGGAGCCCCCACCTCCCTCAACCCCCGTTTCCGCATCACCAGCTTCACCTGCACCCCCTGCCCCTCAGCCGGAACCACAGGCATCTACACCGAAACCACCGGCGGAAGAAACAGTACAAGAACCGTCAGCCCCTTCCAAAACCGAGGAAGTACCCGTTGCCGAAAAAACGGAAGAACCACGACCCGTACTCCCGGAAGCAGCTCAATCCCCCGAAGTAAGTCCCGAAAACGTAAGCCGTCGCAAGAAGATCCTGCGCAACTACCAGTCAACCTCGGTGTCCATCACCGCCGGACTGGGAGGCTCGCTTTTTCAGGAACCCGATGCGAATGAAGCAGATGAAGCTGAGGACGAAGCCAGTCAGGAACCTCAACTGCGCGAAGAGTTTAGTGAGGACGACCTGAAGCGCGTATGGAGAAACCTGGCAGAAATGATGAAAGCCCGCGGACGCGAAAGTCTCTTTGCCAGCCTTACGCTGCACGCTCCGGTAATGGATGAAAACAAACACATTACCCTAAAAATCGCCAATGCCGCGCAGGAAATTGAAATGAATCGGGAGAAAGGAGAGATGTTGGAATACCTGCGCAAGGAGTTGCGAAATTTCGCCATTGATCTGGACTTTGAACTCTCACAAAACAACCAGCCAACCAAGTTAATGACCACTGATAAGAAATTTGAAGCCATGGTGCAGAAAAATCCCAACCTTGGCAAACTGGCTCAAAACCTGAACCTGGATATATTTTAA
- a CDS encoding cold shock domain-containing protein translates to MPTGKVKFFDTAKCFGFIEWEGEELYVHAGDLIDLIKKNDRVSFEIHEENSKKSAYDVRKVKHG, encoded by the coding sequence ATGCCAACCGGAAAAGTAAAGTTTTTCGACACCGCCAAATGCTTCGGATTTATTGAATGGGAAGGCGAGGAACTTTATGTTCACGCAGGAGATTTGATTGACCTCATTAAAAAGAACGACCGTGTATCGTTTGAAATTCATGAGGAAAACAGTAAAAAAAGCGCCTATGATGTGCGCAAAGTGAAACACGGCTAA
- a CDS encoding DUF2461 domain-containing protein, which yields MFQAATIQFLRDLRENNNRDWFHSQAKRYNEVKKDYRKVAGEILEAMKPVDPTLASVEVKECMFRIARDTRFSKDKTPYKTHLSVVLPCLGKKAGMGHYYLHMEEGAAFIGGGYYLPEPAALQKIRAEIDAFGEDLVAIVNKPAFKKMYGELDKDFVLVRPPKGYEASHPHIELLKLKSFTAVAPLSDDFFSKADMVQNTVAMFKVLKPLIDFLNRGLQAEEESWEL from the coding sequence ATGTTTCAAGCCGCTACCATTCAGTTTTTACGCGATCTCAGAGAAAACAACAACCGCGACTGGTTTCATTCGCAGGCAAAGCGCTACAACGAGGTTAAAAAAGACTACCGCAAAGTTGCCGGAGAAATACTGGAGGCGATGAAGCCTGTGGACCCCACCCTTGCCTCTGTGGAAGTGAAAGAATGTATGTTTCGCATTGCGCGCGACACCCGCTTCAGCAAAGACAAAACGCCTTACAAAACTCATCTTTCGGTGGTGCTTCCGTGCCTGGGAAAAAAGGCGGGCATGGGTCACTACTACCTTCACATGGAAGAGGGCGCAGCGTTTATTGGCGGTGGCTATTACCTGCCTGAGCCGGCAGCGCTTCAGAAAATTCGTGCCGAGATTGATGCTTTTGGAGAAGACCTTGTTGCCATCGTCAACAAGCCGGCATTCAAGAAGATGTACGGTGAACTCGACAAGGATTTTGTGCTTGTTCGCCCTCCTAAAGGCTATGAGGCATCGCACCCGCACATAGAGCTACTCAAACTCAAGAGTTTTACAGCCGTTGCGCCGCTTAGCGACGATTTCTTCTCCAAGGCCGACATGGTGCAAAACACGGTTGCCATGTTCAAAGTGCTGAAGCCCCTGATTGATTTTTTGAACCGTGGCCTGCAGGCCGAAGAGGAAAGCTGGGAATTGTAG
- a CDS encoding bile acid:sodium symporter family protein, translating to MEESILTAVFLPLALAFIMVGMGLSLTPGDFRRVVAYPKAVTIGIICQLILLPLVGFLLVSLFKLEGALAVGLMIIAACPGGATSNLIAHLSRGDTALSISLTAVSSTLAVVTIPLIVNFSIGYFGEEGSVMLPVVKTIAQIFVITLIPVAIGMYIRKKRPGWADAADKPVRWMSAVFLALIIIAAMVKERENLVAFFRLMGPATLALNLGMLLVGYVLATVFMLSKKQRITISVESGIQNGTLGIFVAATLLKNSTMTIPSAIYSLIMFMTAVLVIVISTRNKPQEGL from the coding sequence ATGGAAGAAAGTATCTTAACCGCTGTTTTTTTGCCACTTGCGCTTGCCTTTATCATGGTTGGCATGGGGCTTTCGCTTACGCCCGGTGATTTCAGGCGCGTGGTGGCTTATCCCAAAGCGGTAACGATTGGCATCATTTGCCAATTGATTTTACTGCCGCTGGTGGGCTTCCTGCTGGTTTCGCTTTTTAAACTGGAGGGTGCTTTGGCCGTTGGGCTGATGATTATTGCGGCATGTCCGGGAGGCGCAACATCCAACCTGATTGCGCACCTCAGCCGGGGAGACACTGCCTTGTCCATATCTCTCACCGCGGTATCTTCCACGCTGGCCGTGGTAACCATCCCGTTGATTGTGAATTTCTCCATAGGCTATTTTGGTGAAGAGGGAAGCGTAATGCTACCGGTGGTAAAAACCATTGCTCAGATTTTTGTCATCACCCTGATTCCTGTTGCCATTGGAATGTATATCCGGAAAAAGCGCCCGGGTTGGGCCGATGCCGCCGATAAACCCGTGCGGTGGATGTCGGCCGTATTTCTTGCCCTCATCATCATCGCTGCCATGGTAAAAGAGCGCGAGAACCTGGTGGCATTCTTCCGGTTAATGGGGCCGGCAACACTTGCGCTGAATCTTGGGATGTTGCTTGTTGGGTATGTGCTGGCTACTGTTTTTATGCTGAGTAAAAAGCAGCGTATTACCATCAGTGTTGAATCGGGCATACAAAACGGTACACTCGGTATTTTTGTGGCTGCTACATTGCTTAAAAATTCAACCATGACCATTCCGAGCGCCATTTACAGCCTGATTATGTTTATGACTGCCGTGCTGGTTATTGTGATCAGTACGCGAAACAAGCCTCAAGAGGGATTGTGA
- a CDS encoding DUF2147 domain-containing protein → MKSVLPITLITFLFSLFAGTAVAQAEADQLTGVWQPSDGRSYIKIEKIGNKFYGKVVWLKEPLDEKGNPRVDENNPDKSLRSTPLKGYRVLKDFVFDEKDQIWKDGTIYDPKNGTTYNCKIELVDENKIEVRGYVGTAVFGRTDVWTRLKKKGE, encoded by the coding sequence ATGAAATCTGTACTTCCCATCACATTAATCACTTTTTTGTTTTCGCTTTTCGCCGGAACCGCAGTGGCTCAGGCTGAGGCAGATCAACTCACCGGAGTATGGCAGCCCAGCGACGGGCGCAGTTACATCAAAATTGAGAAAATCGGGAATAAATTCTACGGAAAAGTGGTTTGGCTCAAAGAACCGCTCGACGAAAAAGGCAACCCGCGCGTGGATGAAAACAACCCCGACAAGTCGCTGCGTTCAACTCCACTTAAAGGATACCGGGTACTGAAAGATTTTGTGTTTGATGAGAAAGACCAAATCTGGAAAGACGGTACCATTTACGACCCCAAAAACGGCACCACCTACAACTGCAAGATTGAACTGGTGGACGAGAACAAAATTGAGGTGCGCGGATATGTGGGTACCGCAGTTTTTGGCCGCACCGACGTGTGGACCCGTCTCAAGAAAAAAGGCGAGTAA
- a CDS encoding tetratricopeptide repeat protein, producing MTNTYSDSDIPRNRLRMIEEMLETNPDDSFLRYAAALEYRKAGEMKRALQTLQNLVAHDPDYLGSYYQLGKLLEESGDADEAMKVYHRGLTIAQKKQDAKTLGELQEAIMLLED from the coding sequence ATGACAAACACTTACTCCGATTCTGACATTCCAAGGAACAGACTCCGCATGATTGAAGAAATGCTGGAGACCAACCCTGATGATTCCTTTCTGCGCTACGCCGCTGCGCTCGAATACCGCAAAGCCGGCGAAATGAAACGGGCGCTCCAGACCCTCCAAAATCTCGTTGCCCACGACCCTGACTACCTGGGGAGCTATTACCAACTCGGCAAACTGCTCGAAGAGTCAGGCGATGCAGACGAGGCCATGAAGGTGTACCACCGCGGATTGACCATCGCGCAAAAAAAACAGGATGCAAAAACACTAGGCGAATTGCAGGAGGCCATTATGCTCCTCGAGGACTAA
- a CDS encoding ABC transporter ATP-binding protein encodes MIPALEVTGVSKSFAGKELPAVHGANITLDKGKVLGLLGESGCGKTTLLRIIAGFEVPEKGVVRVDGTTVVSEEVMVPPGERNIGMIFQDFALFPHLTVMDNILFGVREKDKTRRREIARQMISLTNLEGLESRKPGALSGGQQQRLALARCMATSPRLLLLDEPFSNLDVTLRSQLRQQVHDLLRTTRTAAVLVTHDIQDAVALCDELAVMKDGQILQKAPFEKIYNEPVNEYVAKLTGPVVELGSTVAGKKIMIRPEKLSVRGSESKMRAQVLDRRFEGTSYAYLLKSGNFEFIFREQEVLQPGSEVNLFYDDKHLLRF; translated from the coding sequence ATGATACCTGCACTGGAAGTAACAGGAGTTAGTAAGTCATTTGCAGGCAAGGAGCTGCCGGCAGTGCATGGAGCAAACATCACCCTGGACAAGGGTAAGGTGCTGGGTCTGCTTGGAGAAAGCGGCTGCGGCAAAACCACGCTGCTGCGGATTATTGCCGGCTTTGAAGTACCCGAAAAAGGTGTGGTTCGGGTAGATGGAACCACTGTAGTTTCGGAGGAGGTGATGGTACCTCCCGGTGAACGGAATATCGGAATGATATTTCAGGATTTTGCGCTGTTTCCTCACCTCACGGTCATGGACAACATTCTGTTCGGGGTTCGCGAAAAAGACAAAACCCGCAGGCGGGAAATTGCCCGCCAGATGATTTCACTCACCAATCTGGAGGGGTTGGAATCGCGAAAACCCGGTGCACTGTCCGGCGGTCAGCAGCAACGTTTGGCACTTGCGCGCTGCATGGCTACTTCACCGCGTTTGTTGTTGCTCGACGAGCCTTTCAGCAACCTGGACGTTACCCTGCGCAGCCAGCTCAGGCAACAGGTGCACGATTTGCTTCGCACTACGAGAACTGCAGCGGTACTTGTTACCCACGACATTCAGGACGCAGTTGCTCTTTGTGATGAACTGGCTGTGATGAAAGACGGACAGATTCTGCAAAAAGCACCCTTCGAAAAGATTTACAACGAGCCGGTGAATGAGTACGTTGCCAAATTAACAGGCCCTGTAGTTGAACTCGGAAGCACGGTAGCCGGAAAGAAAATCATGATTCGCCCTGAGAAACTAAGCGTAAGGGGAAGCGAATCAAAAATGAGGGCGCAGGTGCTCGATCGTCGGTTTGAAGGAACCAGTTATGCCTATTTGCTGAAATCAGGTAACTTTGAGTTTATCTTCAGGGAGCAGGAAGTTCTGCAACCCGGGAGCGAGGTTAACCTGTTTTACGATGACAAACACTTACTCCGATTCTGA